One stretch of Leptospira bouyouniensis DNA includes these proteins:
- a CDS encoding ECs_2282 family putative zinc-binding protein: MKKEYSRKIELICPLCGSKLFEYDEQKENPDITCISCKKIFKKDELTEANHENFNINLNELHKEATKDIAKDLREILKKTLGKNKNFRIK, from the coding sequence ATGAAAAAAGAATATTCCAGAAAAATCGAATTAATTTGTCCTTTATGTGGAAGTAAATTATTTGAATACGACGAACAAAAGGAAAACCCGGATATAACTTGTATTTCCTGCAAAAAAATTTTCAAAAAAGATGAATTGACAGAAGCTAACCATGAAAACTTTAACATAAATTTAAATGAATTACATAAAGAAGCAACAAAAGATATTGCTAAAGATTTAAGAGAAATATTAAAAAAGACTTTAGGAAAGAATAAAAACTTCAGAATAAAATGA